From a single Rosa rugosa chromosome 7, drRosRugo1.1, whole genome shotgun sequence genomic region:
- the LOC133721809 gene encoding PRA1 family protein E-like — protein sequence MSLNPPAGYGTVTGGQTSTSQTVYPTRRPWSELFSPAAFSVPYSYADAMSRVKHNLSYFRLNYAVVVLFIVFLSLLWHPVSMIVFLIILIYWIFGYFSRAPGPVVLFNRSFDDGAVLFALSLLTVVALVLTRVGLNVLVSLVVAVVVVGLHAAFRVTEDLYSDPESAADGGLVSVVGSEPSRPAHTRF from the coding sequence ATGTCGCTAAACCCACCCGCGGGTTACGGCACCGTCACCGGCGGTCAAACCTCGACCTCCCAAACCGTGTACCCCACGCGCCGCCCATGGTCCGAGCTTTTCTCCCCCGCCGCCTTCTCCGTCCCCTACAGCTACGCCGACGCCATGAGCCGCGTGAAGCACAACCTCAGCTACTTCCGTCTCAACTACGCCGTGGTCGTGctcttcatcgtcttcctcaGCCTCCTATGGCACCCGGTCTCCATGATCGTCTTCTTGATCATCCTCATCTACTGGATCTTCGGTTACTTCTCACGCGCCCCCGGCCCCGTCGTCCTTTTCAACCGGAGCTTCGACGACGGCGCCGTCCTCTTCGCCCTCAGCCTCCTCACCGTGGTGGCGCTTGTGCTCACGCGCGTGGGGCTGAACGTGCTGGTCTCTCTGGTCGTCGCCGTGGTCGTTGTGGGCCTCCACGCCGCGTTTCGGGTCACAGAAGACCTGTATTCCGATCCGGAGAGCGCTGCTGATGGTGGGTTGGTTTCCGTTGTTGGATCGGAGCCGTCGCGCCC